One window of the Sphaerochaeta associata genome contains the following:
- a CDS encoding ABC transporter ATP-binding protein → MAGLTLEHLFKRYDNSGKKKRTVNDYAVNDLNLKCEQGEFVALLGPSGCGKTTTLRMIAGLEDITKGNIYIDDCLINDLHPKDRKIGLAFEDYAMYPPLNVYGNVAFNLRAKGVDSAEIDRRVREIAPLMQIEDLLEKMPVKLSGGQKQRVNIARAIIREPEILLMDEPLSHLDGKARQAMRIEIKRLINKIKCTTIYVTHDQLEAMSLADRIAIINFGVLQQFGTPTEVYDDPANEFVASFIGEPPMNILETKIIKKEGVYFFSFENSNLQITVPRRYYDVIQDGFRCKVGVRPMDVLIGGEDSVGTPEHIATFENLGDERRIGIHVGDMLLMLITEDERRYRRDDVVKLEVRGEKTHLFDIETGERIREKA, encoded by the coding sequence ATGGCTGGTCTGACTCTAGAACATTTATTCAAACGATATGACAATTCCGGTAAAAAGAAGAGAACCGTTAATGATTATGCCGTAAATGATTTGAACCTTAAATGTGAGCAGGGAGAGTTTGTTGCTTTACTTGGGCCTTCCGGATGCGGGAAAACAACCACGCTCCGTATGATTGCCGGTCTTGAAGACATTACGAAAGGGAATATCTATATTGATGATTGTCTTATCAATGACCTTCACCCAAAGGATCGAAAGATAGGTCTGGCCTTCGAGGATTATGCAATGTATCCTCCTCTTAATGTGTACGGGAACGTTGCGTTTAATCTTAGGGCTAAAGGGGTTGATAGTGCTGAGATTGATAGAAGAGTCCGAGAAATTGCACCACTGATGCAGATTGAGGACCTTCTGGAAAAGATGCCTGTCAAACTTTCCGGTGGACAGAAACAGCGTGTGAACATTGCTCGTGCAATCATTAGGGAGCCGGAAATTCTTTTGATGGATGAGCCGCTTTCACACCTTGACGGCAAAGCCCGCCAGGCCATGCGTATTGAGATTAAGCGCCTGATAAACAAAATCAAATGCACCACAATCTATGTAACGCATGACCAGTTGGAAGCAATGTCCCTTGCCGACAGGATCGCCATCATCAATTTCGGTGTTCTGCAGCAGTTCGGAACCCCGACTGAGGTATATGATGATCCTGCCAACGAGTTCGTTGCATCCTTCATTGGTGAACCACCGATGAATATTCTTGAGACGAAAATCATCAAGAAGGAAGGAGTCTACTTTTTCTCATTCGAGAACAGTAATCTCCAGATCACTGTTCCAAGACGATATTATGACGTAATCCAGGACGGTTTCCGCTGCAAGGTCGGTGTTCGACCGATGGATGTGTTGATCGGCGGCGAGGACTCTGTAGGGACACCTGAGCATATTGCGACGTTCGAGAACCTGGGTGATGAGCGGCGCATCGGCATTCATGTCGGTGATATGTTACTTATGCTGATCACCGAGGATGAGAGACGGTACCGAAGGGATGATGTAGTCAAGCTTGAGGTCCGGGGAGAAAAGACTCACCTGTTCGACATCGAAACAGGCGAACGGATTAGAGAAAAGGCGTAA
- a CDS encoding ABC transporter ATP-binding protein: protein MARIKFENVKKTFGKVCALDGISFEIHDNEFFVLFGPAGAGKTTILNCVAGILIPDEGTISFNDQLMNLVDPARRNVAMVFENYALYPNMTVYDNMASPLRSKLYKTDENTIKEKVYAAAKMMKMENLLERLPSQLSNGQKQRVAMGRALVRDPNVFLMDEPLAHLDAKLRNSMRTELKEMQANLGSTCIYVTHDFMEAMALGDRIAIINKGKIIQIGSGDEIYYMPINEFVASLMGEPQINIIPSTIKVEGNKYNLCFEVLGKKISMEMPVDEKVMVKIGELALRCVDIGIRPQHIQYSFEKIEGYFKATVYSYESIGNKSVIIADCGDYQLRMIAPNGLRVRIDSDIYIHPEIGKSIVFDCESKNYIVRYDEEAVKALATIQEVR from the coding sequence ATGGCAAGAATTAAGTTTGAAAATGTTAAGAAAACGTTTGGAAAGGTATGCGCACTCGACGGTATTTCATTCGAGATTCATGATAATGAGTTCTTCGTATTATTCGGGCCGGCTGGTGCAGGAAAGACAACCATTCTGAATTGTGTTGCTGGTATTTTGATTCCAGATGAAGGGACCATATCATTTAATGACCAATTGATGAATCTGGTCGATCCGGCCCGCCGGAATGTTGCAATGGTATTTGAGAACTATGCGCTTTACCCCAACATGACCGTATATGACAATATGGCATCTCCCCTTAGAAGCAAGCTCTACAAAACCGATGAGAATACCATCAAGGAAAAGGTGTATGCCGCTGCGAAGATGATGAAGATGGAGAATTTGCTCGAGCGGTTGCCGAGCCAGTTGTCCAACGGCCAGAAGCAGCGTGTGGCAATGGGACGGGCACTAGTCCGCGACCCTAATGTATTTCTCATGGATGAGCCACTTGCTCACTTGGACGCAAAACTCAGAAACTCCATGCGTACGGAGCTGAAGGAAATGCAGGCCAACCTTGGCTCGACTTGTATCTATGTTACACATGACTTTATGGAAGCCATGGCATTAGGCGATAGGATTGCCATCATCAATAAGGGTAAGATCATTCAGATTGGATCCGGTGATGAAATATACTATATGCCGATCAATGAGTTTGTTGCCTCTTTAATGGGTGAACCTCAGATCAATATCATCCCTTCCACGATTAAAGTTGAGGGAAACAAATACAACCTCTGCTTTGAAGTACTCGGAAAGAAGATCAGTATGGAAATGCCTGTGGATGAGAAGGTTATGGTAAAGATCGGTGAGCTTGCTCTTCGCTGTGTCGATATCGGAATCCGCCCCCAGCACATCCAATACAGCTTCGAGAAGATTGAGGGTTACTTTAAGGCAACGGTGTACAGCTATGAGAGTATCGGGAACAAATCGGTAATTATTGCCGATTGCGGTGACTACCAGCTTCGCATGATTGCTCCGAACGGCTTGAGGGTCCGAATAGACAGCGATATCTACATCCATCCTGAAATCGGGAAGTCCATTGTATTTGACTGCGAATCGAAGAATTACATTGTCAGATATGATGAAGAGGCCGTGAAGGCTTTAGCAACAATACAGGAGGTTCGATAA
- a CDS encoding carbohydrate ABC transporter permease, which translates to MNILLIIYAIFALFPLLWMVMISFKADTEVFTTTFIFNPTLSNYKEVLLRSDYVRYITDSLIVSGGAVLVSVIVGVPAAYALARYNFPRKEELAFQILSFKFAPEILVVLPLFMLYQKMGLYDSYIGLIWVYQLISLPLLIWVVRGYFEDISVEIEYAAQVDGYPWYQIFFKMLIPLIKPGLVSSALLAFIFSWNSFTFPLILASSKVYPVTVAITKYLGTDTARYGNLAVAATVSALPAIVFALFIQKHLVRGLSFGAVKG; encoded by the coding sequence ATGAATATTCTGCTGATAATCTATGCAATTTTTGCTCTGTTTCCGTTGCTTTGGATGGTTATGATCTCTTTTAAGGCAGATACAGAGGTTTTCACCACAACTTTCATCTTCAATCCGACATTGTCGAACTATAAGGAAGTATTGTTGCGTTCAGATTACGTAAGATACATCACAGACAGCCTCATTGTTTCCGGAGGTGCCGTTCTCGTCTCTGTGATCGTCGGTGTTCCTGCAGCATATGCACTTGCACGATACAACTTCCCTAGGAAGGAGGAGCTGGCTTTCCAGATTCTTTCCTTCAAGTTCGCACCGGAGATTCTTGTAGTACTTCCTCTCTTCATGCTCTATCAGAAGATGGGCCTCTATGACAGCTATATAGGCTTGATTTGGGTCTATCAGCTCATTTCGCTCCCTCTACTGATTTGGGTAGTAAGAGGGTACTTTGAGGATATTTCCGTTGAGATCGAATATGCTGCGCAAGTAGACGGCTATCCGTGGTATCAGATTTTCTTCAAGATGCTTATACCTCTTATCAAACCGGGCCTTGTCTCCTCTGCATTGTTGGCATTCATTTTTTCATGGAACTCGTTTACATTCCCGCTGATTCTCGCCAGTAGCAAAGTGTATCCTGTCACTGTAGCAATCACCAAATATCTTGGTACTGACACTGCCCGTTACGGGAACCTTGCAGTTGCGGCAACAGTCTCAGCACTTCCTGCTATCGTATTTGCACTGTTTATTCAGAAGCATCTTGTGCGCGGACTGAGTTTCGGTGCGGTTAAAGGATAA
- a CDS encoding carbohydrate ABC transporter permease, translating into MQKDNLGIKKADLNKVPFKVRVRPYLIVAPSLIITIGIMVPFVMAIWYSFTNYSFQFPTHRFVGLDNWVNMLTSREFWNALTVSLLYGLFSTAIEILLGLGIALLLNSLNNWLSKVLRVLLVFPLMVAPVTATIVWQLMLNSSVGIVEKLFNIFGVYNFPWASAPGTALMTVVMIDVWINTSFVILLVLAGLQSLPKSPFESAKIDGGSAWFNFKNLTLPMLKPSLYIALLFRLMAALQEYAVIFALTKGGPGDTLMSLSLTSYQKGFKFQKFGSAISFILVLWLIINVMAKFIVKRQRFAQRQASGLEE; encoded by the coding sequence ATGCAAAAAGATAACTTGGGCATCAAGAAAGCTGATTTGAACAAAGTCCCTTTCAAGGTACGGGTAAGGCCGTATCTTATTGTTGCCCCGTCACTGATCATTACAATTGGCATTATGGTTCCATTTGTGATGGCAATCTGGTATTCGTTTACGAATTATTCATTCCAATTTCCTACTCATAGGTTTGTTGGTCTCGATAACTGGGTCAACATGTTGACTTCCAGGGAATTCTGGAATGCTCTCACAGTTTCACTTTTATATGGATTGTTCTCCACTGCGATAGAGATCCTCCTTGGTCTAGGAATCGCTCTCCTTCTCAATAGTCTGAACAATTGGCTTTCGAAAGTATTACGTGTTTTGCTCGTATTCCCACTCATGGTTGCTCCTGTTACTGCAACGATTGTTTGGCAGCTCATGCTGAACAGTTCAGTAGGTATTGTAGAAAAACTGTTTAATATATTCGGAGTTTATAATTTCCCTTGGGCGTCAGCCCCTGGGACTGCGCTCATGACTGTAGTGATGATCGATGTATGGATCAACACGTCATTCGTCATTCTTCTAGTGCTTGCGGGACTTCAATCCCTTCCCAAGTCACCGTTCGAATCAGCCAAGATTGACGGCGGAAGTGCTTGGTTCAATTTCAAGAACCTGACCCTCCCGATGCTCAAACCGAGTCTCTACATCGCACTCTTGTTCAGATTGATGGCTGCACTTCAGGAGTATGCGGTCATATTCGCACTTACGAAGGGCGGTCCCGGCGATACGCTCATGTCGCTTTCGTTGACTTCGTATCAGAAGGGATTCAAGTTTCAGAAATTTGGATCTGCAATCTCATTCATTTTGGTTCTTTGGCTTATCATCAATGTGATGGCTAAGTTTATTGTAAAGCGCCAGCGCTTTGCACAAAGGCAGGCCTCTGGTCTGGAAGAGTGA
- a CDS encoding ABC transporter substrate-binding protein has protein sequence MKKFLVVFMILAVLMPSVFAQGSKDAASTVLDATSVTGDFDLKRYAGSEITVLFSDHTYASAVEAKLKDFTDKTGIKVNYSSMPEGNYFEKLNVELASRSGSIDVFMTGAYQSWGYATAGNVEPLENYINNASLTDKSWNYADFIPGVIDALKWDLKPGHPVGKGSQWALPMGWEVNILTYNKKVLADKGLNPPKTAEELLSVAKALKGFGGSGTYGLAVRGLPDWGTIHPAYMSLYSTWGAKDFEVVNGKLVSRVNSPEAVAMTEYWVDLVKNGGAPQWASYGWELCGADLGAGKAAMMWDADRGGYTQNVKGASSQAGNLAFGMVPYPVSAGKTEADMKSNLWVWSMAMNSASKKKGPAWYFMQHFTSPEFMLWSGTEGACTDTPRTSVLTSQAYRNSVADAEGYYEAFSTVSKNASIFFTAQPYFVETTTEWAKVLQELVTTNKYPSVQVAMDQLKKTMDSIVADLKVE, from the coding sequence ATGAAAAAGTTTTTAGTGGTTTTCATGATTCTTGCGGTCCTTATGCCGAGCGTATTTGCACAGGGATCCAAGGACGCAGCAAGCACCGTGCTTGATGCAACATCAGTGACAGGCGATTTTGATTTGAAAAGGTATGCCGGAAGTGAGATTACCGTTCTCTTCAGCGATCACACCTACGCTAGTGCTGTTGAAGCAAAGCTGAAGGATTTCACTGATAAGACTGGTATCAAGGTAAACTATTCGAGCATGCCCGAAGGTAACTACTTCGAGAAGCTGAATGTAGAGCTTGCTAGCCGCTCTGGTTCGATTGATGTCTTCATGACTGGTGCTTATCAGTCTTGGGGATATGCAACCGCTGGTAACGTAGAGCCGTTGGAAAACTACATCAACAATGCATCGCTCACCGATAAGAGTTGGAACTATGCCGACTTCATTCCTGGTGTAATCGATGCTCTGAAGTGGGACCTCAAGCCCGGTCACCCGGTTGGAAAGGGTTCTCAGTGGGCACTTCCGATGGGTTGGGAAGTTAACATTCTCACCTACAACAAGAAAGTCCTTGCTGATAAGGGTCTGAATCCTCCGAAGACTGCTGAAGAGCTACTGAGTGTTGCAAAGGCTCTGAAGGGATTTGGCGGAAGCGGAACCTATGGTCTCGCAGTTCGCGGCCTCCCCGACTGGGGCACCATCCACCCTGCATACATGTCCCTCTATTCGACATGGGGTGCAAAGGATTTTGAAGTTGTCAATGGAAAGCTCGTGAGCCGTGTAAACTCTCCTGAAGCTGTCGCTATGACCGAGTACTGGGTTGACCTGGTAAAGAACGGTGGTGCTCCTCAGTGGGCAAGCTACGGTTGGGAGTTGTGCGGTGCTGATCTTGGTGCTGGTAAGGCAGCAATGATGTGGGATGCTGACAGAGGTGGATACACTCAGAACGTGAAGGGTGCTTCTTCTCAGGCTGGCAACCTTGCATTCGGTATGGTTCCTTATCCGGTATCCGCTGGCAAGACCGAAGCTGATATGAAATCCAACCTTTGGGTATGGTCCATGGCTATGAACTCTGCCTCTAAGAAGAAGGGACCGGCTTGGTACTTCATGCAGCACTTCACCAGCCCCGAGTTCATGCTCTGGTCCGGTACGGAAGGTGCTTGTACCGATACTCCGCGCACATCTGTTCTGACCAGCCAGGCTTACAGAAATTCTGTTGCTGATGCAGAAGGCTACTATGAGGCATTCAGCACTGTGTCGAAGAATGCAAGCATCTTCTTCACTGCACAGCCGTATTTCGTTGAAACCACCACTGAATGGGCAAAGGTTCTGCAAGAGCTGGTTACCACCAACAAGTACCCGTCTGTCCAGGTTGCAATGGATCAATTGAAGAAGACGATGGATTCTATCGTTGCTGATCTTAAAGTTGAATAA
- a CDS encoding alcohol dehydrogenase catalytic domain-containing protein: protein MAVKGTIPKTMKALVAYSKDDYRFEPEYPTPECGADDIIIKTEACGICAGDLKCSHGAAMFWGDDIQPSWVKPPFIPGHEFFGTVVQIGENVTDFQLGDRVAADQIVPCGKCRFCKDGHYWMCQPHDMFGFMYYTNGGMAEYVRYPKNAVVSKIPADMLMEQAVLIEPYGCSKHAVDRAEISNEDVVVISGAGTLGLGMVTYARMKNPKLLIVLDMQDNRLAKAKEFGADLILNPGKCDIDKEIKALTEGYGCDIYIEATGNPASVIQGLTIIRKLGTFVEFSVFSKETTVDWSIIGDRKELDIRGAHLSPYAYPFVIENMSKGNLKTDGIVTTTISLEDWERGFKLAGGAEGDLKVVIKFD from the coding sequence ATGGCAGTAAAAGGAACAATCCCAAAGACGATGAAGGCATTAGTAGCTTACAGCAAGGATGACTATCGTTTTGAACCGGAGTACCCGACACCTGAGTGCGGGGCTGATGATATAATTATTAAGACGGAAGCATGCGGTATTTGTGCCGGTGATCTTAAGTGCAGCCATGGTGCAGCCATGTTCTGGGGTGATGACATTCAGCCTTCATGGGTGAAGCCGCCTTTCATTCCCGGGCATGAGTTCTTCGGAACCGTTGTGCAGATCGGCGAGAATGTAACGGACTTCCAGCTCGGCGATCGTGTTGCAGCTGACCAGATTGTTCCGTGCGGCAAGTGTCGTTTCTGCAAGGATGGCCACTATTGGATGTGCCAACCCCACGATATGTTCGGCTTCATGTACTACACAAACGGTGGTATGGCCGAGTATGTGCGCTACCCGAAGAATGCTGTCGTTTCCAAGATCCCCGCCGATATGCTAATGGAACAGGCTGTGCTCATTGAGCCCTATGGTTGCTCCAAGCATGCTGTCGATAGGGCAGAGATCTCCAACGAGGATGTGGTCGTCATCTCCGGTGCCGGCACGCTCGGACTCGGCATGGTTACCTATGCGCGTATGAAGAATCCTAAGTTGCTGATCGTTCTCGACATGCAGGATAACCGCTTGGCAAAGGCCAAGGAGTTTGGTGCCGACCTGATCCTGAATCCCGGCAAGTGCGATATCGACAAGGAAATCAAGGCTCTTACCGAAGGATATGGTTGTGACATCTACATCGAAGCAACTGGAAACCCGGCAAGCGTGATTCAGGGCCTCACCATCATCAGGAAGCTTGGTACTTTTGTAGAATTCTCAGTCTTTTCTAAGGAAACAACCGTTGACTGGTCGATTATCGGCGACCGAAAGGAACTTGATATTAGGGGAGCGCACCTGAGCCCGTATGCTTATCCATTTGTGATTGAGAATATGAGTAAGGGTAACTTGAAAACCGATGGAATAGTTACAACCACAATCTCTCTGGAGGATTGGGAGAGGGGTTTCAAACTTGCCGGCGGGGCTGAAGGCGATTTGAAGGTAGTCATCAAGTTCGATTAA
- a CDS encoding ROK family transcriptional regulator, with protein sequence MKQANRKKVFLEIYEKKAISKNSILENLKLSIPTITQNLKELENEGLIIQEGYFKSTGGRPATIYKSNEKACIAIGMDLQPNSIEIASIDMYGRIIEKDSLSITFTNSDSYFKTLGSFVNEFIHRSEKHSSTVLGVGIAVPGIIASDENHMLYSQVLKTSDFTLSDLAKYIETPRCHFYHNAESGAFAEIWHGKIDGSALMLFLDNCLCNALILNGKVYQGILSSGTIEHMVLHPGGETCYCGKKGCVDAYCSASGLSRMMKQDNLDEFFIDLRNGDSEAGRIWSKYLEELALAIDNCRMIIASDVILSGMLQKYLTSEDFEILKSLSMSKTTFKNADFNITNGVCGRNAIVIGAAIPLMKEFLHSCKLP encoded by the coding sequence TTGAAGCAAGCAAACCGAAAAAAAGTATTTCTTGAAATATATGAGAAGAAGGCAATATCAAAAAACTCAATCTTAGAAAACCTAAAATTAAGCATTCCTACTATTACTCAGAACCTAAAGGAACTTGAGAATGAAGGGTTAATTATTCAGGAGGGATATTTCAAATCCACTGGAGGAAGACCTGCGACAATATACAAGTCCAATGAGAAAGCCTGTATTGCTATTGGAATGGATCTTCAGCCAAACAGCATTGAGATAGCTTCAATAGATATGTATGGCAGAATTATTGAAAAGGATTCACTAAGCATTACTTTCACCAACTCAGATTCATACTTCAAAACCCTCGGCAGCTTTGTCAATGAATTTATTCACAGAAGCGAGAAGCACAGCTCAACAGTTTTAGGGGTAGGCATTGCCGTCCCTGGCATTATTGCATCTGATGAAAACCATATGCTGTATTCCCAGGTTCTCAAGACATCTGATTTTACTCTTTCAGATCTAGCAAAATACATTGAAACCCCTCGCTGCCATTTTTATCACAATGCAGAATCCGGTGCTTTTGCTGAAATCTGGCATGGCAAGATCGACGGTTCTGCTTTAATGCTTTTCTTGGACAACTGTCTGTGCAATGCATTGATATTGAACGGTAAAGTATATCAAGGAATACTGAGCAGCGGTACTATTGAGCATATGGTTCTCCATCCAGGCGGAGAAACCTGCTACTGTGGAAAGAAAGGATGCGTTGATGCTTATTGTTCCGCATCAGGACTCAGCAGAATGATGAAACAGGACAATCTGGATGAATTCTTCATTGATTTAAGAAACGGAGATAGTGAAGCTGGAAGGATATGGAGCAAGTATCTTGAAGAACTGGCTTTAGCCATCGATAACTGTAGGATGATCATTGCCAGTGATGTGATACTGTCCGGTATGCTCCAGAAATATTTGACAAGTGAAGATTTCGAGATACTTAAATCGCTCTCCATGAGTAAAACAACATTTAAAAATGCTGATTTCAACATAACCAATGGAGTCTGTGGACGCAATGCAATAGTCATTGGAGCAGCAATACCACTGATGAAGGAATTCTTGCACAGCTGCAAGCTTCCATAG